In one window of Rhizobium sp. ACO-34A DNA:
- a CDS encoding ABC transporter substrate-binding protein, with product MGKRLAMWAAILSLAPLPAFAHPHIFAEARLEVVAGDDGNVAELRNVWRFDDVFSSSVLMDFDKNSDLKLDHSELHEIAETIRTSLADYGYFTFITSDGAPVPVAKPDNFHVDFKDHQLLVFFVAKPEKKVPIKGNLSFGVHDPTLYTAIDFAKDDDIVVEGAGFQKCKHKVIRPDPDEVIAQNQSSLTEAFFNDPAGTDMGKLFATRLEVTC from the coding sequence ATGGGAAAAAGACTGGCGATGTGGGCTGCGATCTTGTCGCTGGCACCTCTTCCGGCCTTCGCTCATCCGCACATCTTCGCCGAGGCCCGCCTGGAGGTAGTCGCCGGCGATGACGGCAATGTTGCGGAGCTGCGCAATGTCTGGCGCTTCGATGACGTCTTCTCTTCAAGCGTCCTGATGGACTTCGATAAGAATTCCGACCTGAAGCTGGACCATAGCGAACTGCACGAGATCGCGGAAACCATCCGCACCTCGCTCGCCGACTACGGCTATTTCACCTTCATCACCAGCGATGGCGCACCTGTTCCCGTCGCCAAGCCCGACAATTTTCACGTCGATTTCAAGGATCACCAGCTCCTCGTCTTCTTCGTTGCGAAGCCCGAGAAGAAGGTGCCGATCAAGGGCAATCTTTCCTTCGGCGTTCATGACCCGACGCTTTATACCGCCATCGATTTCGCCAAGGATGACGACATCGTGGTCGAAGGCGCCGGTTTCCAGAAGTGCAAGCACAAGGTCATCCGCCCGGACCCCGACGAAGTGATCGCGCAGAACCAGTCGTCGCTGACGGAAGCCTTCTTCAACGATCCCGCCGGCACAGACATGGGCAAGCTCTTCGCGACCCGGCTCGAGGTGACATGCTGA